The Lycium ferocissimum isolate CSIRO_LF1 chromosome 1, AGI_CSIRO_Lferr_CH_V1, whole genome shotgun sequence genome includes a region encoding these proteins:
- the LOC132029793 gene encoding putative glycine-rich cell wall structural protein 1, with product MGKFKALSLLILLVFSSLVVMSKSRVARMDLGLDLGGVGVGVGLGIGLGLGGGSGSGAGAGAGSGSGSSSSSSSSSSSSSSSSGGGGGGSKVGSSAGSYAGSRAGSGSRNRGSSGGSGYGGGHGGGYGGGNGGN from the coding sequence ATGGGTAAGTTTAAGGCTTTGTCCCTTCTTATTTTGCTTGTTTTTTCAAGCCTTGTTGTGATGTCTAAAAGTAGGGTGGCAAGAATGGATTTAGGGTTGGATTTGGGTGGGGTAGGAGTTGGTGTTGGTCTTGGGATTGGGTTGGGGTTAGGTGGTGGAAGTGGTTCGGGGGCCGGTGCAGGAGCTGGCTCAGGTTCGGGATCAAGTTCAAGTTCAAGCTCGAGTTCTAGTTCTAGCTCATCCTCGTCTGGAGGAGGAGGTGGTGGTTCAAAGGTAGGTTCATCTGCTGGGTCATACGCTGGATCAAGAGCCGGTTCTGGATCTAGAAATCGAGGTAGTTCCGGTGGTAGTGGATACGGAGGTGGACACGGCGGAGGGTATGGTGGAGGAAATGGTGGCAACTAA